A stretch of the Gordonia crocea genome encodes the following:
- a CDS encoding facilitated glucose transporter — MLALLFIDGLIVGILSVAFLNLYLGTVVAPIGILIAAVGNALLLWLASAHARAPLSWLPVFGWGLVLVIALGGGPGGDVLFLSDWRVVALILAGVAVPAALASFLQTRRRVEEAARRDIDRAARGR, encoded by the coding sequence ATGCTGGCATTGCTGTTCATCGACGGGCTGATCGTCGGGATCCTCTCGGTGGCCTTCCTCAACCTCTACCTCGGCACGGTCGTCGCGCCGATCGGCATCCTCATCGCCGCGGTGGGCAATGCGCTGCTGCTCTGGCTCGCCTCGGCCCATGCCCGGGCGCCGCTCAGTTGGCTGCCGGTGTTCGGCTGGGGGCTGGTACTGGTCATCGCCCTGGGCGGGGGGCCCGGCGGGGACGTGTTGTTCCTGTCCGACTGGCGGGTCGTGGCGCTGATCCTCGCCGGGGTGGCCGTCCCGGCCGCACTGGCGTCGTTCCTGCAGACCCGTCGCCGGGTCGAGGAGGCGGCGCGCCGCGACATCGACCGGGCGGCCCGGGGGCGGTAG
- the mshB gene encoding N-acetyl-1-D-myo-inositol-2-amino-2-deoxy-alpha-D-glucopyranoside deacetylase translates to MTGAARGRRLLLVHAHPDDETIMTGGTIAHYLAQGAEVAVVTFTLGEEGEVIGRRWAGLVADGGADQLGGFRIGELSAALAELSPDGAEPLQPRFLGGAGRWRDSGMAGAPSSRNPRALVQAPLADLVAALLDELREFDPQVVVTYDAVGTYGHPDHRRVHEVCAAALAQHTAATGRPVKVYESVTEDSALRRGLADAAGRVPAGWRMPEPGELPSYPDAEITAQVDVGAVVGRKVAALAAHATQVTVAPSGTEYALSNTIVQPVFAVEHFRRVDDAAPPAGAPRETDLFEGIR, encoded by the coding sequence ATGACCGGTGCCGCACGTGGCCGGCGCCTGCTGCTGGTACACGCCCATCCCGACGACGAGACGATCATGACCGGCGGCACCATCGCGCACTATCTCGCGCAGGGGGCCGAGGTCGCGGTGGTGACGTTCACCCTCGGCGAGGAGGGCGAGGTCATCGGCCGGCGCTGGGCCGGCCTGGTTGCCGACGGGGGAGCCGACCAACTCGGCGGATTCCGGATCGGCGAACTGTCCGCGGCACTGGCCGAGTTGAGCCCAGACGGGGCAGAACCGCTGCAGCCGCGGTTCCTTGGCGGTGCCGGGCGCTGGCGGGACTCCGGGATGGCGGGCGCGCCGTCGTCGCGCAACCCGCGCGCCCTGGTGCAGGCGCCACTGGCCGACCTCGTGGCCGCGCTGCTCGACGAGTTGCGGGAATTCGACCCGCAGGTGGTGGTCACCTACGACGCGGTCGGCACCTACGGCCATCCCGACCACCGCCGGGTGCACGAAGTGTGCGCCGCGGCGCTGGCGCAACACACCGCGGCCACCGGGCGCCCGGTCAAGGTCTACGAGTCGGTTACCGAGGACAGCGCGTTGCGCCGCGGCCTGGCCGACGCCGCCGGGCGGGTCCCGGCGGGCTGGCGGATGCCCGAGCCCGGCGAGTTGCCGAGTTATCCCGATGCCGAGATCACCGCGCAGGTCGACGTCGGTGCGGTGGTCGGCCGCAAGGTGGCCGCGCTGGCCGCCCACGCCACACAGGTGACGGTGGCGCCGTCGGGGACCGAGTACGCCCTGTCCAACACCATCGTGCAGCCGGTCTTCGCCGTCGAGCACTTCCGGCGCGTCGACGACGCGGCACCACCGGCCGGGGCGCCGCGCGAAACCGATCTGTTCGAGGGGATCCGATGA
- a CDS encoding ABC transporter family substrate-binding protein, translated as MASPPPPVQPSAPAPVQAEYPTEKTIHVATDSIGAGFNPHLAADQSPVTTAIGTLTLPSAFDPVATPDGGVVWRMSDALLVSAAVTAQAPFTVVYRIQTNAQWSDGLPITGDDFAYLWQQMSRQPNAVSPAGYRLIESVQTGGGGKTVTVRFAQEYPRWRELFQSLLPSHVLRALPTGFQTGMDSGKPVSGGPFAIVGIDLARDEVRLVRNDRFWRTPAKLDQIIFRRPGTQSQTVESIRTGDSALGVLSAGPAQERLIAAIPNTATRRNLEARVLDIHVNTRTSAMRPRDVRAAVLGMIDARIVRFAATGDDDVAPFANTVFRPSDPRYFDPGRPRPSAAAVESLLFGAGYRRAAPEPVARPQPSPAPSPSPAAPPTTTTTTTTTPKPPPRGEALRAGVRPLVKDGKQLRVRVGAVATDPRTVAAASSIADQLRSAGVAATVVKLSNSELYSTALTSSRVDLVVGWSDGAVAPATAFASLVECDQPKKEADESDSEQSGAARNGLASTISGLCDASLIGLARQAVSAPDPAPILEQAEGQLAEASIYLPIYQDSALVVVTDQIVGVALTGPVQTSIFAGAPDWALPQ; from the coding sequence ATGGCCTCGCCGCCCCCGCCGGTCCAGCCCAGTGCGCCGGCGCCGGTTCAGGCCGAGTACCCGACCGAGAAGACCATCCACGTCGCAACCGATTCCATCGGCGCCGGATTCAACCCGCACCTGGCCGCCGACCAGTCCCCGGTGACCACCGCGATCGGCACCTTGACCCTGCCGAGCGCCTTCGACCCGGTCGCCACCCCAGACGGCGGGGTGGTGTGGCGGATGTCTGATGCGCTGCTGGTCTCGGCCGCCGTGACCGCGCAGGCGCCGTTCACCGTCGTCTACCGGATCCAGACGAATGCGCAGTGGTCCGACGGGTTGCCGATCACCGGCGACGACTTCGCCTACCTGTGGCAACAGATGTCGCGGCAGCCCAACGCCGTGTCCCCGGCCGGATACCGCCTGATCGAATCCGTGCAGACCGGTGGTGGCGGCAAGACCGTCACCGTCCGGTTCGCGCAGGAGTATCCGCGGTGGCGGGAACTGTTCCAATCGCTGTTGCCCAGCCACGTGTTGCGGGCACTGCCCACCGGTTTCCAGACGGGGATGGATTCGGGCAAGCCGGTGTCGGGCGGACCGTTCGCCATCGTGGGGATCGACCTGGCCCGCGACGAGGTGCGGCTGGTGCGCAACGACCGGTTCTGGCGCACCCCGGCCAAGCTGGACCAGATCATCTTCCGCCGCCCGGGCACGCAGAGCCAGACCGTCGAGTCGATCCGGACCGGCGACTCGGCCCTGGGGGTCCTCAGTGCCGGTCCGGCGCAGGAACGGTTGATCGCGGCCATCCCGAACACCGCGACCCGGCGCAACCTCGAGGCGCGCGTCCTCGACATCCACGTCAACACCCGTACGTCGGCCATGCGCCCGCGTGACGTCCGGGCCGCCGTCCTGGGCATGATCGACGCGCGGATCGTCCGCTTCGCGGCCACCGGCGACGACGATGTGGCCCCGTTCGCCAACACCGTGTTCCGGCCGTCGGATCCGCGCTACTTCGACCCGGGTCGGCCCCGGCCGAGCGCGGCTGCCGTGGAGTCCTTGCTGTTCGGGGCGGGTTACCGCCGCGCCGCGCCGGAGCCGGTGGCGCGCCCGCAACCGTCGCCCGCGCCGAGTCCGTCGCCCGCGGCCCCGCCGACGACGACCACGACCACGACGACGACGCCCAAGCCGCCGCCGCGCGGGGAGGCGCTGCGCGCCGGGGTCCGCCCGCTCGTCAAGGACGGCAAGCAGTTGCGGGTGCGGGTGGGCGCGGTCGCGACCGATCCGCGCACCGTGGCCGCGGCCTCGTCGATCGCCGACCAGCTCCGTTCGGCCGGGGTGGCCGCGACGGTGGTCAAACTGAGCAACAGCGAGTTGTACTCGACCGCGCTGACCTCGTCGCGCGTCGACCTCGTCGTCGGGTGGTCGGACGGCGCCGTGGCGCCGGCGACGGCCTTCGCCTCCCTCGTGGAGTGCGACCAGCCGAAGAAGGAGGCCGACGAGTCCGACTCCGAACAGTCCGGGGCAGCGCGCAACGGTCTGGCCAGCACTATCTCCGGACTGTGTGATGCGTCGTTGATCGGCCTCGCCCGACAGGCCGTGTCGGCCCCCGACCCGGCGCCGATCCTGGAGCAGGCCGAGGGCCAGCTTGCGGAGGCGTCGATCTACCTGCCGATCTACCAGGACTCCGCACTCGTCGTCGTGACCGACCAGATCGTCGGGGTCGCCCTCACCGGGCCCGTGCAGACCTCGATCTTCGCCGGCGCACCCGACTGGGCGTTGCCGCAATGA
- the typA gene encoding translational GTPase TypA translates to MSAARNFRNVAIVAHVDHGKTTLVDAMLRQSGAFAERSEPVDRVMDSGDLEREKGITILAKNTAVHRRQPDGTEVIINVIDTPGHADFGGEVERGLSMVDGVVLLVDASEGPLPQTRFVMRKALAAALPVILVVNKTDRPDARIDEVVHEAQDLLLDLASDLEDEEASQAAELALELPVLYASGRAGVASMNKPADGSVPDGDNLDPFFDVLMEHVPAPKGDPAAPLQAHVTNLDASAFLGRLALVRIHNGTLRKGQQVAWCREVIGDDGEPKAIVEKAKITELLATVGVEREPAEEAVAGDIVAVAGMPEIMIGDTLADAENPQPLPRITVDEPAISVTIGTNSSPLAGRVSGHKLTARMVKTRLDTELIGNVSLRVVDIGRPDAWEVQGRGELALAILVEQMRREGFELTVGKPQVVTRQIDGKLHEPFEHLTIDTPEEYLGAVTQLLAARKGRMDQMATNAHGWVRMEFIVPSRGLIGFRTDFLTETRGTGIANAVFDGYAPWAGEIRARHSGSLVSDRQGSVTPYAMIQLADRGTFFVNPGDDTYEGHVVGINPRAEDLDINVTREKKLTNMRQSSADVMETLAKPMQLDLEGAMEFCAADECVEVTPEVVRVRKVHLDGTTRARERSRAKARDANV, encoded by the coding sequence GTGAGCGCTGCTCGAAACTTCCGAAACGTCGCCATCGTCGCGCACGTCGACCACGGGAAGACCACCCTCGTCGACGCCATGCTCCGCCAGTCCGGCGCGTTCGCCGAACGTAGTGAGCCGGTCGACCGCGTCATGGACTCCGGTGACCTCGAGCGCGAAAAGGGCATCACCATCCTCGCCAAGAACACCGCGGTGCACCGCCGCCAGCCCGACGGCACCGAGGTGATCATCAATGTGATCGACACCCCCGGGCACGCCGACTTCGGCGGCGAGGTCGAGCGCGGTCTGTCGATGGTCGACGGCGTGGTGCTGCTCGTCGACGCGTCTGAGGGCCCGCTCCCGCAGACCCGCTTCGTGATGCGCAAGGCGCTGGCCGCCGCACTGCCGGTGATCCTCGTCGTGAACAAGACCGACCGCCCCGACGCGCGCATCGACGAGGTCGTGCACGAGGCGCAGGACCTGCTGCTCGACCTGGCCAGCGACCTCGAGGACGAAGAGGCGAGCCAGGCCGCCGAGCTCGCGCTGGAACTGCCGGTGCTCTACGCGTCGGGCCGCGCGGGCGTGGCGTCGATGAACAAGCCCGCCGACGGCTCGGTACCCGACGGCGACAACCTCGACCCCTTCTTCGATGTGCTGATGGAGCACGTCCCCGCCCCGAAGGGCGACCCGGCCGCGCCGCTGCAGGCGCACGTCACCAACCTCGACGCGTCGGCCTTCCTCGGCCGCCTCGCCCTGGTCCGCATCCACAACGGCACGTTGCGCAAGGGCCAGCAGGTCGCCTGGTGCCGCGAGGTCATCGGCGACGACGGCGAGCCGAAGGCCATCGTCGAGAAGGCCAAGATCACCGAGCTGCTGGCCACCGTCGGCGTCGAGCGCGAACCGGCCGAGGAGGCCGTCGCCGGCGACATCGTCGCGGTCGCGGGCATGCCCGAGATCATGATCGGCGACACCCTCGCCGACGCCGAGAACCCCCAGCCGCTGCCGCGGATCACCGTCGACGAGCCGGCCATCTCGGTGACCATCGGCACGAACTCGTCGCCGCTGGCCGGCCGCGTTTCCGGGCACAAGCTCACCGCGCGCATGGTCAAGACGCGTCTGGACACCGAACTCATCGGCAACGTGTCGCTGCGGGTCGTCGACATCGGTCGCCCCGACGCCTGGGAGGTGCAGGGCCGTGGCGAACTGGCGCTGGCCATCCTGGTCGAGCAGATGCGCCGCGAGGGATTCGAGCTGACCGTCGGCAAGCCGCAGGTCGTCACCCGTCAGATCGACGGCAAGCTGCACGAGCCGTTCGAGCACCTCACCATCGACACCCCCGAGGAGTACCTCGGCGCGGTCACCCAGCTGCTGGCCGCCCGCAAGGGCCGGATGGACCAGATGGCGACCAACGCCCACGGCTGGGTGCGGATGGAGTTCATCGTGCCGAGCCGCGGACTCATCGGATTCCGCACCGACTTCCTCACCGAGACCCGCGGCACCGGTATCGCCAACGCCGTGTTCGACGGCTACGCGCCGTGGGCCGGCGAGATCCGCGCCCGGCACAGCGGCTCGCTGGTCAGCGACCGCCAGGGCTCGGTGACGCCCTACGCGATGATCCAGCTCGCCGACCGGGGCACCTTCTTCGTCAACCCAGGCGACGACACCTACGAGGGCCACGTCGTCGGGATCAACCCGCGCGCCGAGGATCTCGACATCAACGTCACGCGCGAGAAGAAGCTCACCAACATGCGCCAGTCGTCGGCCGACGTGATGGAGACGCTGGCCAAGCCGATGCAACTCGACCTCGAGGGCGCCATGGAGTTCTGTGCGGCCGACGAGTGTGTCGAGGTCACCCCGGAGGTCGTCCGGGTGCGTAAGGTTCATCTGGACGGCACGACTCGGGCCCGCGAGCGGTCGCGTGCCAAGGCGCGCGACGCCAACGTCTAG
- a CDS encoding NUDIX domain-containing protein, with product MVRIVVAGAVIREWGGANRVLLAQRAYPPHLAGLWELPGGKVEEGESPAQALERELREELEIEVVGGDRIGDAVPVGDDLELRAYRARWVAGEPVAVEHRALGWFDDAEVVRLADSGEMVPADVGWVRELVDLLRRPGPF from the coding sequence ATGGTCCGCATCGTCGTGGCCGGGGCGGTCATCCGGGAGTGGGGCGGGGCGAACCGGGTGCTACTGGCCCAGCGGGCCTATCCGCCGCACCTGGCCGGGCTGTGGGAATTGCCCGGCGGCAAAGTCGAGGAGGGCGAGTCGCCGGCGCAGGCACTGGAACGCGAACTGCGCGAGGAACTGGAGATCGAGGTGGTCGGCGGTGACCGGATCGGCGACGCGGTGCCCGTGGGGGATGACCTCGAACTGCGCGCCTACCGCGCGCGGTGGGTAGCCGGGGAACCGGTGGCGGTCGAGCACCGGGCGCTCGGGTGGTTCGACGACGCCGAGGTGGTGCGGTTGGCGGACAGCGGTGAAATGGTCCCCGCCGACGTCGGGTGGGTTCGCGAGTTGGTCGACCTGCTCAGGCGACCCGGGCCTTTTTGA
- a CDS encoding ABC transporter ATP-binding protein, with amino-acid sequence MTLVVDSVAVDYGDARVVRDVSLTLATAPPAGPVTAILGPSGCGKSTLLRAVAGLVPLASGTIAFDGQDLAAVPPHRRDFGMVFQDAQLFPGRSVAANIAYGLRARRWPREQIADRVAQMLDLVRLPGMARRRVDDLSGGQAQRVALARALAPRPRLLLLDEPLAALDAHLRGKLADDIVGIVEATATPTIVVTHDHDEAATMGDTVIVMRDGGVVAADLAARVWRYPPDEWTAHFLGWENLLAAERIGDVVRTELGDLPTRQLGIGADDPVGAVAIRAESLRARPVGAGPGGTVALPVLRVRELPERTQVILDGSALNTPVAELGALADDDTPPPRPGDRITVRLVGARTGIVTGRGD; translated from the coding sequence ATGACGCTCGTGGTGGATTCGGTCGCGGTCGACTACGGCGACGCGCGGGTGGTGCGCGACGTGTCGCTGACCCTCGCGACGGCGCCGCCGGCGGGTCCGGTGACGGCGATCCTCGGGCCGTCGGGATGTGGCAAGTCGACGTTGTTGCGCGCGGTGGCCGGTCTGGTCCCGCTGGCGTCGGGCACCATCGCCTTCGACGGGCAGGACCTGGCGGCGGTCCCGCCGCATCGGCGGGACTTCGGCATGGTGTTCCAGGACGCCCAGTTGTTCCCGGGCCGCTCGGTGGCGGCGAACATCGCCTATGGACTGCGCGCCCGAAGGTGGCCGCGCGAGCAGATCGCCGATCGCGTCGCGCAAATGCTCGACCTGGTCCGGCTGCCCGGGATGGCCCGCCGCCGCGTCGACGACCTGTCCGGTGGCCAGGCGCAACGGGTGGCGCTGGCCCGCGCATTGGCACCGCGGCCCCGTCTCCTCCTGCTCGACGAGCCGCTCGCCGCTCTCGACGCCCACCTGCGCGGCAAGCTGGCCGACGACATCGTCGGCATCGTCGAGGCCACTGCCACCCCGACGATCGTCGTCACCCATGACCACGACGAGGCCGCGACGATGGGCGACACCGTCATCGTCATGCGCGACGGTGGCGTCGTCGCCGCCGACCTCGCCGCCCGCGTCTGGCGGTACCCGCCCGACGAGTGGACGGCACACTTCCTCGGGTGGGAAAACCTGTTGGCCGCCGAGCGGATCGGCGACGTGGTGCGCACCGAGTTGGGTGATCTGCCGACCCGACAACTCGGGATCGGCGCCGACGACCCGGTCGGCGCGGTCGCCATCCGGGCCGAGTCGCTGCGCGCCCGCCCCGTCGGTGCTGGACCCGGCGGCACGGTCGCCCTGCCGGTGCTGCGGGTGCGCGAGTTGCCCGAGCGGACCCAGGTCATCCTCGACGGTTCGGCGCTGAACACGCCGGTGGCCGAGCTCGGCGCCCTCGCCGACGACGACACACCCCCGCCGCGGCCGGGAGACCGGATAACCGTCCGCCTCGTCGGGGCCCGCACCGGCATCGTGACCGGGCGGGGCGACTGA
- a CDS encoding ABC transporter permease: MTRSRPGIGLVTGVGRPRITTAGLGLALLGAIPLVFLVIFFGWPLVALFDRAAGTGDGAGILTLWRRSGAGPLLVFTLAQAAASTVLTLIVAAPITWLVARVRFPGSRLFLVVVTLPFVLPSVVVGMAFRAVFTGPLSFLPAALGGALDEAGPSLVPVLCAHVFLNVAVVVRVVAAAWSGLDPRLEQAAQVSGAGPVRAFTTVTLPRLLPAIAAAAALVFLFCTTSYGVIMVLGNGQLHTVETAIYTEGVGSFHLPEAAALSVLQIGVVVATLAVVRLLSRRVPGNRAIEQSPIPVRGWTRIAGVLTALWAALWLVVPLVVLALWSVRPAGPGSWTLAGYRALGAEVNGMTPLASAAMSLRTAVVAAVLAVVFGLAAAIVVARLRGPLREVGELIATIPLGVSAVTLGFGYTLVFAGWPSALANSWWVIAAVQALVAVPLVIRIAVPALEQVPAGLTTAAATLGARPLRVFSTVELPLVRRSFAVAAGFAFILSLGEFGATSFLARVDTTTLPVMIGTALNRPGEANLAAAMACSMVLVVVTAVAVGIVEAVRPNAGALL, encoded by the coding sequence GTGACCCGCAGTCGCCCGGGAATCGGGCTGGTCACCGGTGTGGGGCGCCCGAGGATCACCACCGCCGGCCTCGGATTGGCACTACTGGGCGCGATTCCGCTCGTCTTCCTCGTGATCTTTTTCGGCTGGCCCCTGGTCGCCCTGTTCGACCGCGCCGCGGGAACGGGGGACGGTGCGGGGATCCTCACCCTGTGGCGACGGTCGGGGGCGGGCCCGCTGCTGGTATTCACCCTCGCCCAGGCGGCGGCCTCGACGGTCCTGACGCTGATCGTCGCGGCGCCGATCACCTGGCTCGTGGCCCGGGTCCGGTTTCCCGGCTCGCGCTTGTTCCTGGTGGTGGTCACGCTGCCCTTCGTCTTGCCGAGCGTCGTGGTGGGGATGGCCTTTCGGGCGGTGTTCACCGGACCGTTGTCCTTCCTGCCGGCCGCGCTCGGCGGGGCGCTCGACGAGGCCGGTCCCAGCCTCGTCCCGGTGCTGTGCGCCCACGTCTTCCTGAACGTGGCCGTCGTCGTGCGCGTGGTCGCGGCGGCCTGGTCCGGACTGGACCCGCGGCTCGAACAGGCCGCCCAGGTCAGCGGTGCCGGACCGGTGCGGGCGTTCACGACGGTGACCCTGCCCCGGCTGCTGCCCGCGATCGCGGCGGCGGCGGCCCTGGTCTTCTTGTTCTGCACGACGAGTTACGGGGTGATCATGGTGCTCGGCAACGGGCAGCTGCACACGGTCGAGACCGCCATCTACACGGAGGGCGTCGGATCCTTCCACCTGCCGGAGGCGGCGGCGCTGTCGGTGCTGCAGATCGGCGTGGTGGTGGCGACTCTGGCCGTCGTGCGACTGCTCTCTCGCCGGGTGCCGGGGAACCGGGCCATCGAGCAGTCGCCGATCCCGGTCCGCGGGTGGACCCGGATCGCCGGGGTGCTCACCGCGCTGTGGGCGGCACTGTGGTTGGTGGTGCCCCTTGTCGTCTTGGCCCTCTGGTCGGTGCGCCCGGCGGGGCCGGGGAGTTGGACCCTGGCCGGGTACCGCGCGCTGGGTGCCGAGGTCAACGGCATGACGCCGCTCGCGTCGGCAGCGATGTCACTGCGCACCGCGGTGGTCGCCGCGGTCCTGGCCGTGGTGTTCGGGCTGGCCGCCGCGATCGTGGTCGCCCGGCTGCGCGGCCCGCTGCGCGAAGTCGGCGAACTGATCGCGACGATCCCGCTGGGCGTCAGCGCGGTCACCCTCGGATTCGGCTACACGCTGGTGTTCGCCGGGTGGCCGAGCGCGCTGGCCAACTCGTGGTGGGTGATCGCCGCGGTCCAGGCACTGGTCGCCGTGCCGCTGGTGATCCGGATCGCGGTGCCGGCCCTGGAACAGGTCCCGGCCGGCCTGACCACGGCGGCGGCGACCCTGGGCGCCCGGCCGCTGCGGGTCTTCAGCACGGTGGAACTGCCCCTGGTGAGACGGTCGTTCGCGGTTGCCGCGGGTTTCGCCTTCATCTTGAGTCTGGGCGAGTTCGGCGCGACCAGCTTCCTGGCCCGGGTCGACACCACCACCCTCCCGGTGATGATCGGCACCGCCTTGAACCGCCCCGGCGAGGCGAACCTCGCCGCGGCGATGGCCTGCTCGATGGTGCTGGTCGTCGTCACAGCGGTCGCGGTCGGGATCGTCGAGGCCGTCCGGCCGAACGCGGGTGCACTGCTATGA